The nucleotide sequence ATGGACCGTTTGCCGAAACCAAGGAGCAGCTTGCCGGGTTCTATCTGATTGACGCCAAGGACTTGAACGAAGCGCTCCAGGTCGCGGGTGGTATCCCCGCCGCCCGGGTCGGCAGCGTTGAGGTGCGTCCGGTGCGTGAGTTGAACCTCTCACCCCAGTAACCCGAGCGTCAGGAGGCTTGCCCAAGGTGTGCTCAAGACAGGATCGGCGGCATTGCCAGCGCCGAGTACCGGCGCGGCGCGTGAGCGAGGGCCTTGAGGGTTGATCATCAAGGCTCAGGTCGAGGCGATCTACCGTAATGAATCACGGCGCATTCTCGCGACCCTGATTCGCCTGCTCGGTGATTTCGACCTCGCCGAAGAAGCCTTGCATGAGGCGTTCTTCGTCGCGGTCGAGCGCTGGCAACAAGACGGTGTGCCGGACAACCCCCGGGCGTGGCTGGTTTCCACCGGGCGCTTCAAGGCCATCGACCGGCTGCGCCGCCAGGCACGTTTTGCGGCGTCCCAGGCGCTGTTGCTGGCCCAGGCCGAGGCGCTGGAAGAGGCTGACTGGAGTACTGAAGACGTGCAAGACGACCGCCTGCGCCTGATCTTTACCTGCTGCCATCCGGCGCTGGCGCCGGATGCGCAGGTACCACTGACCTTGCGTGAGATCTGTGACCTCACCACCGAGGAAATTGCCCGGGCGTTTCTCGCCACACCGGCCACCATCGCCCAACGGATTGTGCGGGCCAAGGGCAAGATCCGTGAGGCGAAGATTCCTTATCAGGTGCCGTCCCTGGCGGAATTGCCCGAGCGCCTGGACAGCGTGCTACGTGTGATTTATCTGGTGTTCAACGAAGGTTACTCGGCCTCCACCGGCGACGATCTGACCCGTGATGACTTAACCCGCGAAGCCATTCGTCTTGCCAGACTGCTCATGGAACTGTTGCCCGAGCCGGAAGTCATGGGCCTGTTGGCCTTGATGTTGCTGCATGAATCCCGACGTCCGGCACGCATGTCGCACAGCGGCGAACTGGTGCTGCTGGATGAGCAGGACCGTTCATTGTGGGAGGCATCCTTGATTGCTGAAGGCTGCGCCTTGGTCGAGGAGGCCCTGAAGACCCGACGTTTCGGGCCTTACTGCTTGCAGGCGGCAATTGCCGCGGTACACGCCGAAGCGCCGAATGCCGGTGAAACGGATTGGCTGCAGATTGTCGGGCTTTACGACGTGTTGCTCAGAATGCTGCCGTCGCCGGTGATCGAGCTTAACCGGGCGGCGGCCTTGGCCATGCGCGACGGGCCATTGGCGGGATTGCAGCAGGTGGACGGGATCCTGGCCCGGGGCGAACTGCTGGACTACCATCTGGCGCATTCTGCGCGGGGTGAGTTTTGTCGGCAGTTGGGCCGAGTGAAAGAGGCGCGGCAAGCGTATGAAAAAGCTTTGACGCTGACCCGACAAACCCCGGAAAAACGCTTTATCGAACGACGCCTGGCTGAACTCTGACAGCGAGCCTGCTACTCCAGCATTTTCTCGAGAAACCAACTCCCCGCCGGCCCCGGCGGATGTTGCCGGGACCACAGCGCATCCACGGCCACCGAGCGTGGCCAGCCGCGTGCGTTGAGCTCCACCAGTTGGCCATTCGCGAAGCGCTCCACCAGCCAGCGGGGCAGGGCTGCCCAACCGAAACCGAGGATGGCCATTTCCATCAGCATCACGAAGCTGGGAGCCGACCACACCCGTCCCGCCGGCCGGTTCTCATTCGGATTGATGACGCTTGCCAGGCGCAGTTCACGGTATTGCTGCAGCGCCTGTTGATCAATGCCGTCAAGGCTGGACAGCGGATGCCGGGGCGAAACGAACAAGGCGAGTTCCGCGCGCTCTCCGACGGTGGCGCCGGTCAGGTCGGGTGGGTAGACCTCTTGCGCCTCGATAAAGGCAATCTGTGCCCGGCCGCTTTGCACCAGCGCGATCAAGTCTTCGTACTCGGCGATCAACCATTCCAGTTCCATGTCCGGATAACGCTGTTCGAAGGCGCTGAGCACCGCGTCGAAGTGCCCCGACTGGTAGGTATCCGACATGGCGATACTGAGCTTGGGTTCCAGGCCCTGGGACAATTGACTGGCCGCCAGCGCCAGCCGGTTGCCAGCGTCCAGCACCTGTTCGGCCCGTTGCAGCAGAACGTGGCCGGCCGCAGTCAGGGTCGGTTTGCGGCTGCTGCGGTCGAACAGCACTACATCCAGGTCAATCTCCAAGCTTGCCACCGCTGCACTGACGGTGGATTGACTCTTGCCCAGCTTACGCGCGGCGGCAGAAAACGAGCCTTGAGTCGCCGCCTGGACAAACGCCTGCAACACTTCATGTGAAGCCATCATCTATCGCCTTGATCGATGGTTATTAGTTATGAAGTATCGATGCGAGGGTTGAACATGGCAACCCTCGACCTTCACAGAGCACGGCTCATGAACCCGACTAAGTCCCTTACCGAACGCGTTTTCCAGGCTATTGGCTTCGAAGCCCTGGCCTTGCTGATTTGCACCCCGCTGCTGGCCTGGATCATGCAAAAAACGGCCCTGGAGATGGGCATGGTAACGCTGGCCATCAGCCTTCTGGCGCTGACCTGGAATATCATTTTTAACGGCTTGTTCGACCGCCTCAAAGCGCGCCTGCAATTGGCCAGTGGCGTTTGGACCCGGGTGCTGCACGCCCTGTTGTTCGAAGGCGGGCTGATCATTGTGTGTGTGCCGCTGATTGCCGCGTGGCTGGACATCAGCCTGCTGCAGGCCTTCATTCTCGACATCGGCGTGCTGTTGTTTTTCCTGCCGTACACCTACGTGTATCACTGGGGGTACGACGTGCTGCGGGAGAAACTCCTGCAGCAGCGTGTACCTGGGCAAGTGTGACGGTGTTATATGAACATCCCGCCCGAGGCTTCGATGCGCTGACCGTTGATCCATTGGCTGCCGTCAGCCAACAGGGTGGAAATCGCTCCACCGATATCGTCCGGCAAACCGACCCGACCCAGGGCGGTATTGCTGGCGACGAAAGCGTTGAGTTCGGCGTTATCACGTACGCTGCCGCCACCGAAGTCGGTTTCAATGGCGCCGGGAGCCAGCGTGTTGACGCTGATACCGCGGGCTCCCAGTTCCTTGGCCTGATAGCGGGTCAGCACCTCCACCGCGCCTTTCATTGAGGCGTAGGCGGCATAGCCCGGCAGGCTGAAGCGGGCCAGGCCGCTGGAAATATTGATGATCCGGCCGCCGTCGACGATCAGTGGCA is from Pseudomonas mucidolens and encodes:
- a CDS encoding RNA polymerase sigma factor; protein product: MKAQVEAIYRNESRRILATLIRLLGDFDLAEEALHEAFFVAVERWQQDGVPDNPRAWLVSTGRFKAIDRLRRQARFAASQALLLAQAEALEEADWSTEDVQDDRLRLIFTCCHPALAPDAQVPLTLREICDLTTEEIARAFLATPATIAQRIVRAKGKIREAKIPYQVPSLAELPERLDSVLRVIYLVFNEGYSASTGDDLTRDDLTREAIRLARLLMELLPEPEVMGLLALMLLHESRRPARMSHSGELVLLDEQDRSLWEASLIAEGCALVEEALKTRRFGPYCLQAAIAAVHAEAPNAGETDWLQIVGLYDVLLRMLPSPVIELNRAAALAMRDGPLAGLQQVDGILARGELLDYHLAHSARGEFCRQLGRVKEARQAYEKALTLTRQTPEKRFIERRLAEL
- a CDS encoding LysR family transcriptional regulator translates to MASHEVLQAFVQAATQGSFSAAARKLGKSQSTVSAAVASLEIDLDVVLFDRSSRKPTLTAAGHVLLQRAEQVLDAGNRLALAASQLSQGLEPKLSIAMSDTYQSGHFDAVLSAFEQRYPDMELEWLIAEYEDLIALVQSGRAQIAFIEAQEVYPPDLTGATVGERAELALFVSPRHPLSSLDGIDQQALQQYRELRLASVINPNENRPAGRVWSAPSFVMLMEMAILGFGWAALPRWLVERFANGQLVELNARGWPRSVAVDALWSRQHPPGPAGSWFLEKMLE
- a CDS encoding multidrug/biocide efflux PACE transporter, giving the protein MNPTKSLTERVFQAIGFEALALLICTPLLAWIMQKTALEMGMVTLAISLLALTWNIIFNGLFDRLKARLQLASGVWTRVLHALLFEGGLIIVCVPLIAAWLDISLLQAFILDIGVLLFFLPYTYVYHWGYDVLREKLLQQRVPGQV